Proteins encoded within one genomic window of Columba livia isolate bColLiv1 breed racing homer chromosome 1, bColLiv1.pat.W.v2, whole genome shotgun sequence:
- the LOC102089689 gene encoding olfactory receptor 52K2, which translates to MLTAPVSFLPALQQCLMSYSNHSSPLSFILTGIPGLEDAQFWIAFPFCTMYFMAVLGNITVLLAIWMDPSLHLPMFYFLSMLAAIDLVLITSTMPKLLSIFWFHSHEIDFEGCVAQMFFIHSFSIAESGVLLTMAFDRYLAICKPLHYSAILTGPTTAKLGLAAVGRGTAIIIPLSSMVASLSYCGSHVIDHSYCEHMSMVKLACGDTRPNCIYGITVATIVVGSDSILIAVSYRLILREVLGLSSREARLKSFCTCGSHIAVILLFYIPGLFSFYTDRWGQSIPAHLRILVADLYLLVPPMLNPLIYGMRTKQIRELVLSLLRQKGIPSRS; encoded by the coding sequence ATGCTAACTGCTCCTGTGTCTttccttccagctctgcagcagtgtCTCATGTCCTACTCAAACCACTCGAGTCCCTTGTCCTTCATCCTCACAGGCATCCCCGGGCTGGAGGATGCTCAGTTCTGGATTGCCTTCCCATTCTGCACCATGTACTTCATGGCAGTGCTGGGGAACATCACAGTCCTCTTGGCCATTTGGATGGACCCAAGCCTGCACCTGCCCATGTTTTACTTCCTCTCCATGCTGGCTGCCATTGACCTTGTGCTCATCACTTCCACCATGCCCAAGCTGCTCAGCAtcttctggttccactcccacgaGATTGACTTTGAGGGCTGTGTGGCCCAGATGTTCTtcatccacagcttctccatAGCAGAGTCAGGGGTCCTGCTCACCATGGCCTTTGACCGATACTTGGCCATCTGCAAGCCCCTGCACTACTCTGCCATCCTGACTGGCCCCACCACTGCCAAGCTGGGTTTGGCTGCTGTGGGCCGTGGCACTGCCATCATCATCCCTTTGTCATCCATGGTGGCCAGCCTGTCCTACTGCGGCTCACACGTCATTGACCACTCCTACTGTGAGCACATGTCCATGGTGAAGCTGGCCTGTGGGGACACGCGGCCCAACTGCATCTATGGCATCACGGTTGCCACCATCGTGGTGGGTTCAGACTCCATCCTCATAGCTGTCTCCTACAGGCTGATCCTGAGGGAGGTCCTAGGCCTCTCCTCCAGGGAGGCTCGTCTGAAGTCCTTCTGTACTTGTGGCTCCCACATTGCTGTCATCCTGCTCTTCTACATACCTGGGCTCTTCTCTTTCTACACTGACCGCTGGGGCCAGAGCATCCCTGCTCACCTCCGGATCCTGGTGGCTGATCTCTACCTGCTGGTGCCTCCCATGCTCAACCCGCTCATCTACGGGATGAGGACCAAGCAGATCCGAGAGCTGGTGCTCAGCCTGCTCCGCCAGAAAGGGATCCCATCCAGGTCCTGA